The window cgtagtttgttatttttgtgatgaaattgaaactttttttctatattgaggtcgcccttttgaacccccctgatatttactatgcggtgaggcatttgtactccatcaacattaattatttccagagacataactttgtctatttttccagcgcatcacacacaaaagcaagggaacgatgggagcaccagaactctgctcacatcatgttgcttcgtaccgcaaactgcaagtagtaagtctgtgataagcggaataccgctatgctttccactcacgggacggaaggacaatcccgaccgcttttatatagtaagaaagaagaagaaggtatcgcacagtctggagtagaaaattatcttttacctggaaaaacgaaactataaatcccatcgtgcattgcaaaatggacggggcgtgtgtgaaactccgcgcctgcgtagcactcacgggacggaaggacaatcccgaccgcttttatatagaaggattacaCATTTATGGTAGCTCTTGGGGAACAACAATGACACTCAgaaatatgaaattttcattaagtTATACTCTACAGCATTAGGATTAGGGACTTCAatcttcttttcatttcagaGAGCACTGTCatctaaaaatttaaattgaactcTCCTTTACCATGCACCCAAATGCtaagaaaggttaaaaaaaaatgcagatttaaaAATGCGTTTATTTACAGTGATACCTTTCCAAATacataattttacagaaaaatccCAACAGAACTAATTTTCAATAACTGATTTCATATCTCAAAAAAACGTATgtaataaatcattaaatataaactttaaatataattatacaaatatttacaaaatatgcaCATACAATGTGTTTTgccatttattacattttgctgattacttcattcaaatcactggaagAATCATTACTAGGTATTGTAGactctatatacacatatacagtatgcacttGGGGtagtcatttaaaaatataaagtgatACTCTTAACACAGGTCTATATAAAAACAGAGTAACAGACAGTAattatttggggaaaaaacaaCTATGTTTCATGTTTACCACAAACCCACCTAAGCTCCTGTTCTGTTCTCAGGTCTGTCATATTCACTATTGTTCGCCAACTACACTGACAAGAGTAGGCTCGTGCACCTCTTTTTTTCACTAGTTTAGCTTTTAGCTTATTAGGATCTGGCATGTTGTTCCTAAAGAGAAATGAGACAACAATATCAAAAACGTTACATGAAATTATCGACAGGCAAAATGTTCCTACTTTAAAGATTTCTCAAAGTATTGCcaacataatattttcaaacaaaaatgtcTGAAATATAAACCTGCCCCTCACTAGATTTTGTACAGAAGAAGGTACATGAAAGTATAACATTACAAGCAGTAGCTATTTTGTGTATTCACTCTGCAGTTTTgagcaatggattttaaacttgtctatgtaaatacattaaatattttttatttcctttatctgTCCATTTAGTTCTGTTTTATTGGTTACATGTAATAGGATTTATATTTAAAGTGCTTACTCTTACCTGAAAAATAAGGAGTCACAGGATGGGTGCCATTCAAAATCATCAAACGACGTTACACGGAAATCACAGGCAGTGCATCGTAAGCGATTGCAAGACCTGAAGAGGAATaaaatctttgtaaaaaaaaaatcagactgcaCAACTTGAAAATGATGATCAATATAACACAAGAgttaaattattttcaactattacGTAATTTAACAGGATTAAAATGTTCCTTTCTAAGATCAAGACAGacctatttttcatttaattaggtAAAATTAGCTTttgtctcctttgttgtgcagtactTGACAAGTAAACAAATCAACATTTTATACACAGCAGGATACTCAAAGGTTTTACAttacaaagaaagacaaagaactGTTGTCATTTTCACACAGATATTGATATTGTCAGATGCAAGAGATCTGAAAActaaatacatttattcttgaaaaatcagattaaaacatttacacacacaaatccacaaaaatcagttaagaaaaaaaatattcaattctAAATATAGAAACAAGCAACAAGAAACAAATTATACAGGGATTTACATACCTTCAGCCACCAATGTGTGTATGATTATTTATACATTAactaacaaaaatgaataaaccaaGTTTTCttatatcaaaatgaaaattggATACATTTGTGTGTATAACCTAATGACCATAAAGCGCAAGTAAAGATACATAATGAAACTTAAGTCTCACCTTTGGGAAATGCTTGTTGCTATTCCACATGGCATAGCACTCCCACCCAAGAACACTGGAGAACACCTATAAAtgaaagatacagtatattaaaatatatatgcatttaaaaatctaaaaaagtgtttagaaaatgttttattaaataaagatgcTATACAGGAAACATACTTCTGAAAAGATGAGGCAACTAAATATTTCCCTTTCCCAGAAGTACTCCATTCCAGAATATAAAGTACTTTTAAATCTGACTTGGGCCTGCAACCCTACGTGTTATGAAAGTGAGTGGAGTTGCAGATCATTTTGTCAAAATGTGCCAGATCTTCACTTTTGCTCATGCACCAACAATTGGCATTTTAAGAGTTTTTGAGCATTTCCaagtaaacatttacaaaataaggcTAATGAGATGCCATGCTACCAGCTTTAAAGAGACATTAACGCAACAGTGGCTTACAAGGagctttgtttaaaatattgataACTTTTCCTCTTTTTGTAGGTCAGGgagatttttacaaatataaaaccgaCATTAACGTTTGCTCAATGATCATTATACGTtctaataaacttttatttaaattgtaatttgagAAGTAACAGAAAAGCAACATAATCTTGGCATGCATCAAATTAACATGTATGCCTTTTGTTTCTTCTGCTATACTGTAAGTTGATAATTTTGGTAAATGTGCATTAAAAGGAGAGTAACAATATCTAAAACGCATGTGGTTATAGGCCTTCAATACAAGCAGCAAGCAAACATGGTCTTCTGTGTTACAGGAATACACAACTATAAAATTAACTTAGTCTTGGTGTTGTGAGGAAAAAAAGGGCATCTGGAAGGGAAACGTGTGCTCAAGGCTTACTTACAGAAGGTTACTTGGAAAAATTAAGCTCCATTGGAACAAAAATATTcgaatcagcaaaaaaaaaaaaataaattggactcatgacaaaacatttttcatatatttgactgtttttctaaatatttatattttcaacCAATTTTTCACAAATACAGAAAATGCCAACTGGGAAAGCACAAAGTAAGTTTAAACTTACAGTAACTATTGCTTGCAGGAATAAGACTTCAGTTTTAACTTcagacatataaaaagaaagaGTTGCAATTTACTGAATAACAGTAGTAGTACTAGCTAAATTTCATTTCCGGCGCCACATCCGAGTGgtagcctttccagcagctctgtatatgactttatctttttacctttttatctctatttttctgtatttcactgatcacttctaccactttcttttatgtggaattgctccctggacactttttactattttactacttcacatggatttttacactccgagaatcgcctattcaactaatcagcttaaagcactgagaagaaatgcttatgcttGTGTGgctccttatttacctgacgaggtaagaagacgatatcggggcagccgagcctacgcaaagataaaagataagattaaatcgagacaacttgagagaaaatggcgttataaaccgtcggtgccttctgtgatcctgggaaatgtgaactcactaccaaataagatcgacgaactggctgtgctggtgagaaatgtcagaacctacagagaatgcagcttgctgtgttttagtgaaacgtggctaacaactaccatcccagatgctaacgtggagctacccgggtttagcacagttagagcggacagagacgcaagtacctgtggaagaagaaaggaggaggactcgctctctatgtcaatacaaagtggtgcaactcaggacatgtaaacgttaaaatctccaattgctgcagggacatcgaactgttggccgtaagtctgcgtccctattacttgcccagagagtttggacacgtgattgctgttattgtttacatcccctcaagcttaacgcgagatggcgagtgacatcatccatttcgcagttgctaagttaaaaaaaaaaaaacagcaccctgaggcacttgtgctaatcgctgaagactttaaccatgtaacgctggacaaaacattacctgccttctcccagtatgtggattgtaacacccgggaaacaggactatcgaccaactgtatgcaaacgttaaagacgcatacagcgccatcccgctgcctgcgcttgggaaagcagatcataacctggttctgcttcagcctcaatacaaaccaagagtgagggcgctacctacaaccacacgctcattcaggaagtggtccctgaggcagagcaggctctgagagactgctttggaactacagactgggatatattgctgggtcacatagtgagaacattgaagaggctgttgaatgcacaactgattacatcaacttctgtatggacattgtagttccagtaagaacagtacgctgctatgctaacaacaagccatggattacaagtgacatcaagggccttttgaaccagaagaaaagggcttttaaaggtggtgatcagcatgagctcaagcgtgtgcagaaggaactctgagtccagctcagggcggcgaaagagcagtacaggagaaagctggagcagaagttgcagaacaacagcatgaaggaagtgtgggatgggatgaagattatcactggctgcagctcaagcgggtgccgccatcgagacagacgtggagaaagcaaaccaaatgaacaacttctttaataggtttgatcacagtaacccactctcaccttggagtactg is drawn from Polypterus senegalus isolate Bchr_013 chromosome 15, ASM1683550v1, whole genome shotgun sequence and contains these coding sequences:
- the c15h8orf37 gene encoding protein C8orf37 homolog gives rise to the protein MADDLDDLLDEVEKKFCKNVLLTSPCDRKDDANNLAKVKETRCERGKEKSRLTQENDYGDIDDFIEEIFADCDEVQMSKVKTTSSSNTKVPCPAVGRKCSPVFLGGSAMPCGIATSISQRSCNRLRCTACDFRVTSFDDFEWHPSCDSLFFRNNMPDPNKLKAKLVKKRGARAYSCQCSWRTIVNMTDLRTEQELRWVCGKHET